In Bacillus cereus ATCC 14579, a single window of DNA contains:
- the msrA gene encoding peptide-methionine (S)-S-oxide reductase MsrA: protein MSEKTYELATFAGGCFWCMVKPFDELPGIHKVLSGYAGGHVENPTYEQVKAGTSGHLEVVQITFDPSIFPYQKLLDLYWPQIDPTDDGGQFFDRGPSYRTAIFYHNETQKGLAEKSKQALAESGMFKDPIVTEIRPAAPFYEAEEYHQHFYKKNPEKYATEQKESGREDFIKENWQKK from the coding sequence ATGTCCGAAAAAACATACGAACTCGCAACCTTCGCAGGCGGTTGCTTTTGGTGCATGGTAAAACCATTTGATGAACTTCCTGGTATTCATAAAGTACTTTCTGGCTATGCAGGAGGTCATGTAGAAAACCCAACATATGAACAAGTAAAAGCTGGAACATCTGGACATTTAGAAGTTGTTCAAATTACATTCGATCCTTCTATTTTTCCTTATCAGAAATTACTAGACTTATATTGGCCACAAATCGATCCAACTGATGATGGCGGACAATTTTTTGACCGTGGTCCATCTTATCGTACCGCTATTTTTTATCATAACGAAACACAAAAAGGGCTTGCTGAAAAATCAAAACAAGCTCTTGCAGAAAGCGGTATGTTTAAAGATCCAATCGTGACTGAAATTCGTCCTGCTGCACCTTTTTACGAAGCAGAGGAATACCACCAACATTTCTATAAAAAGAATCCAGAGAAATATGCTACTGAGCAAAAAGAATCTGGGCGTGAAGACTTTATAAAAGAAAATTGGCAAAAAAAATAA
- the ilvE gene encoding branched-chain-amino-acid transaminase: MGNQYIYMNGEFVEKEKAVVSVYDHGFLYGDGVFEGIRSYGGNVFCLKEHVKRLYESAKSILLTIPMTVEEMEEAVLHTLQKNEYTDAYIRLIVSRGKGDLGLDPRSCVKPSVIIIAEQLKLFPQEFYDNGLSVVSVASRRNTPDALDPRIKSMNYLNNVLVKIEAAQAGVLEALMLNQQGYVCEGSGDNVFVVKDGKVLTPPSYLGALEGITRNSVIELCERLSIPCEERPFTRHDVYVADEVFLTGTAAELIPVVKVDSREIGDGKPGSVTKQLTEEFKKLTRERGVRVPRLTESLA; this comes from the coding sequence ATGGGAAACCAGTACATTTACATGAATGGGGAATTTGTAGAAAAAGAAAAGGCAGTTGTTTCAGTATATGATCACGGTTTTTTATACGGAGACGGTGTATTTGAAGGGATTCGTAGTTACGGAGGAAATGTATTTTGTTTAAAAGAACATGTGAAACGATTGTATGAATCAGCGAAATCTATTTTACTAACAATTCCAATGACGGTAGAAGAAATGGAAGAAGCAGTTTTACATACACTCCAAAAAAACGAATATACTGATGCTTACATTCGCTTAATTGTCTCAAGAGGAAAAGGTGACTTAGGGCTCGATCCGAGAAGTTGTGTGAAGCCGAGCGTAATTATCATTGCAGAACAATTAAAGTTATTCCCACAAGAATTTTATGATAATGGGCTAAGCGTTGTATCTGTTGCATCAAGACGTAATACGCCAGATGCGTTAGATCCACGTATTAAGTCAATGAATTATTTAAATAACGTACTTGTAAAAATTGAAGCAGCACAAGCAGGGGTGTTAGAGGCTCTTATGTTAAATCAACAAGGATATGTTTGTGAAGGTTCTGGTGATAATGTTTTCGTTGTGAAAGATGGAAAAGTATTAACCCCGCCATCCTATTTAGGAGCATTAGAAGGTATTACGAGAAATAGTGTTATCGAGCTATGTGAGCGACTGAGTATTCCGTGTGAGGAAAGACCGTTCACTCGCCATGATGTATATGTAGCGGATGAAGTATTTTTAACAGGAACAGCAGCGGAGTTAATTCCAGTTGTAAAAGTTGATTCCAGAGAAATTGGAGATGGGAAACCAGGAAGTGTAACGAAACAATTGACCGAAGAATTTAAAAAATTAACGAGAGAAAGAGGAGTACGTGTTCCCAGGCTGACGGAAAGCTTAGCATAA
- the ilvB gene encoding acetolactate synthase large subunit, protein MKQQYTAYEKLQYEEMTGAGHVIQCLKKLGVTTVFGYPGGAILPVYDALYESGLKHVLTRHEQAAIHAAEGYARASGKVGVVFATSGPGATNLVTGLADAYMDSIPLVVITGQVATPLIGKDGFQEADVVGITVPVTKHNYQVRDVNHVSRIVQEAFYIAKSGRPGPVLIDIPKDVQNAKVTSFFNEEVDIPGYKPEFVPDSMKLREVAKAISKSKRPLLYIGGGVIHSGGSDELFEFARENRIPVVSTLMGLGAYPPDDSLFLGMLGMHGTYAANMAVTECDLLLALGVRFDDRVTGKLELFSPNSKKVHIDIDSSEFHKNVTVEHPIVGDVKKALHMLLHMSIYTQTDEWLQKVKTWKEEYPLSYKQKESELKPQHVINLVSELTNGEAIVTTEVGQHQMWAAHFYKARKPRTFLTSGGLGTMGFGFPAAIGAQLAKKEELVICIAGDASFQMNIQELQTIAENNIPVKVFIINNKFLGMVRQWQEMFYENRLSESKIGSPDFVKVAEAYGVKGLRATNSTEAKQVMLEAFAYEGPVVVDFCVEEGENVFPMVPPNKGNNEMIMKRWEE, encoded by the coding sequence ATGAAGCAGCAGTATACAGCGTATGAGAAGTTACAGTATGAAGAAATGACAGGCGCTGGGCACGTGATTCAATGTTTGAAGAAATTGGGTGTAACGACCGTTTTCGGCTATCCAGGCGGAGCGATTTTACCAGTATACGATGCGTTATACGAAAGTGGTTTGAAACATGTTTTAACTCGTCATGAGCAAGCTGCCATTCATGCGGCTGAAGGATATGCGAGAGCTTCTGGAAAGGTCGGGGTAGTCTTTGCTACCTCTGGCCCAGGGGCGACAAATTTAGTTACGGGCTTAGCAGACGCTTATATGGATTCGATTCCTTTAGTTGTCATTACCGGGCAAGTTGCAACGCCTTTAATTGGTAAAGATGGATTTCAAGAAGCGGATGTTGTCGGAATTACAGTACCTGTTACGAAGCATAATTACCAGGTTCGTGATGTGAATCATGTATCACGAATTGTGCAAGAAGCTTTTTACATCGCCAAAAGCGGGCGCCCGGGACCAGTATTAATTGATATTCCAAAAGATGTTCAAAATGCAAAAGTCACCAGTTTCTTTAATGAAGAAGTTGATATTCCGGGGTACAAACCAGAATTTGTACCAGACAGCATGAAACTTAGAGAGGTGGCTAAAGCAATTTCAAAATCTAAGCGTCCACTTCTTTATATTGGAGGAGGTGTCATTCATTCAGGTGGATCCGATGAACTCTTCGAATTCGCAAGGGAGAACCGTATTCCAGTCGTTTCAACTTTAATGGGACTTGGTGCATATCCACCGGATGATTCATTGTTTCTAGGGATGCTTGGTATGCATGGGACATACGCTGCTAATATGGCGGTAACAGAATGTGATTTACTACTTGCATTAGGTGTTCGCTTCGATGATCGTGTAACAGGAAAATTAGAACTTTTTTCTCCAAACTCGAAAAAAGTACATATTGATATTGATTCTTCTGAGTTTCATAAAAATGTAACTGTAGAACATCCGATTGTTGGTGATGTAAAAAAAGCGTTACACATGCTGTTACATATGTCTATTTATACACAAACAGACGAATGGCTTCAGAAAGTAAAGACATGGAAAGAAGAATATCCACTTTCTTATAAGCAAAAAGAATCTGAGTTAAAACCACAGCATGTGATCAACTTAGTAAGTGAATTAACGAATGGTGAAGCGATTGTCACAACAGAAGTAGGTCAGCATCAAATGTGGGCTGCTCACTTCTATAAAGCAAGAAAACCTCGGACGTTCCTTACCTCTGGAGGATTAGGAACGATGGGGTTTGGTTTTCCAGCAGCAATTGGTGCTCAGCTAGCTAAAAAAGAAGAACTTGTCATTTGTATTGCAGGTGACGCTTCTTTTCAAATGAACATTCAAGAACTACAAACAATTGCTGAAAATAACATCCCTGTAAAAGTATTTATCATAAATAACAAATTTTTAGGGATGGTAAGGCAATGGCAAGAAATGTTTTATGAAAATCGTTTATCAGAATCAAAAATTGGATCACCAGATTTTGTGAAAGTAGCAGAAGCTTATGGAGTAAAGGGATTAAGAGCAACAAATTCAACCGAGGCAAAACAAGTGATGTTAGAAGCATTTGCTTATGAAGGTCCTGTTGTAGTTGATTTTTGTGTAGAAGAAGGTGAAAACGTATTTCCGATGGTTCCGCCAAACAAAGGGAATAACGAAATGATTATGAAGAGGTGGGAAGAATGA
- a CDS encoding ACT domain-containing protein, whose translation MSHTFSLVIHNEPSVLLRISGIFARRGYYISSLHLKERDTSGVSEMKLTAVCTENEATLLVSQLKKLIDVLQVNKL comes from the coding sequence ATGAGTCATACTTTTTCACTCGTTATTCATAACGAGCCAAGCGTCTTATTACGTATAAGTGGGATTTTTGCTCGGCGTGGTTATTATATTTCTTCTTTACATTTAAAAGAAAGAGATACTAGTGGTGTTTCTGAAATGAAACTCACAGCAGTTTGTACTGAAAATGAAGCGACATTACTTGTTAGTCAGTTGAAAAAATTAATTGATGTTCTGCAAGTAAATAAATTATAA
- the ilvC gene encoding ketol-acid reductoisomerase gives MKTYYEKDANVELLQGKTVAVVGYGSQGHAQAQNLRDSGVEVVVGVRPGKSYEVAKADGFEVMSVSEAVRTAQVVQMLLPDEQQAHVYKAEVEENLREGQMLLFSHGFNIHFGQINPPSYVDVAMVAPKSPGHLVRRVFQEGNGVPALVAVHQDATGTALHVALAYAKGVGCTRAGVIETTFQEETETDLFGEQAVLCGGVTALVKAGFETLTEGGYRPEIAYFECLHELKLIVDLMYEGGLTTMRHSISDTAEFGDYVTGSRIVTDETKKEMKRVLTEIQQGEFAKKWILENQAGRPTYNAMKKAEQNHQLEKVGAELREMMSWIHAPKELVKK, from the coding sequence ATGAAAACATATTATGAAAAAGATGCAAATGTAGAGTTATTACAAGGAAAAACTGTTGCAGTAGTTGGTTATGGATCACAAGGTCATGCGCAAGCACAAAATTTACGTGATTCTGGTGTAGAGGTTGTAGTTGGTGTTCGTCCTGGTAAGTCGTATGAAGTAGCGAAAGCGGATGGATTTGAAGTAATGTCTGTTTCAGAAGCGGTTCGAACCGCACAAGTTGTACAAATGTTATTGCCAGATGAACAGCAAGCTCATGTGTATAAAGCAGAGGTAGAAGAGAATCTTCGTGAAGGACAAATGTTACTTTTCTCACATGGATTTAACATTCACTTCGGACAAATTAATCCGCCAAGTTACGTAGATGTAGCGATGGTCGCGCCAAAAAGTCCAGGTCATCTCGTTCGCCGTGTATTTCAAGAAGGAAATGGTGTTCCAGCATTAGTCGCAGTGCATCAAGATGCGACGGGAACAGCGCTACATGTAGCACTGGCGTATGCAAAAGGTGTAGGGTGTACACGTGCGGGGGTAATTGAAACGACATTCCAAGAAGAAACCGAAACGGATTTATTCGGTGAGCAAGCTGTACTTTGCGGCGGGGTAACTGCACTTGTGAAGGCCGGGTTCGAAACGTTAACGGAAGGTGGATATCGTCCTGAAATTGCATACTTTGAATGTTTGCATGAATTAAAGCTAATTGTCGACTTAATGTACGAAGGTGGATTAACGACTATGCGCCATTCTATTTCAGATACGGCAGAGTTTGGAGATTATGTAACAGGATCGAGAATTGTTACAGATGAAACGAAGAAGGAAATGAAGCGTGTTCTGACAGAAATTCAGCAAGGTGAATTTGCGAAGAAATGGATTTTAGAAAATCAAGCAGGGCGTCCGACGTATAACGCAATGAAAAAAGCAGAACAAAATCATCAATTAGAAAAAGTGGGAGCAGAGCTTCGTGAAATGATGAGCTGGATTCATGCACCGAAAGAATTAGTAAAGAAATAG
- the ilvD gene encoding dihydroxy-acid dehydratase, whose amino-acid sequence MRSDMIKKGFDKAPHRSLLKATGLKDEDFDKPFIAICNSFIEIIPGHKHLNEFGKLVKEAVRAAGMVPFEFNTIGVDDGIAMGHIGMRYSLPSREIIADSVETVVNAHWFDGMICIPNCDKITPGMMMAALRINIPTVFVSGGPMAAGKTSKGEVVDLSSVFEGVGAYQSGKISEEELKDIEDHGCPSCGSCSGMFTANSMNCLCEVLGLALPGNGSILAIDPRREELIKQAAEKLKILIERDIKPRDIVTEEAIDDAFALDMAMGGSTNTVLHTLALAQEAGLDYDMNRIDAVSRRVPHLCKVSPASNWHMEDIDRAGGISAILKEMSRKEGVLHLDRITATGQTLRENIAEAEIKDKEVIHSLENPHSEEGGLRILKGNLAKDGAVIKSGATEVKRFEGPCVIFNSQDEALAGIMLGKVKKGDVVVIRYEGPRGGPGMPEMLAPTSAIAGMGLGAEVALLTDGRFSGASRGISVGHISPEAAAGGMIALLEQGDIVCIDVEERLLEVRVSDEELEKRKKEWKRPEPKVKTGWLGRYAQMVTSANTGAVLKIPHFD is encoded by the coding sequence ATGAGAAGTGACATGATTAAAAAAGGTTTTGATAAAGCACCGCACCGTAGTTTATTAAAAGCAACTGGTTTGAAAGATGAAGATTTTGATAAACCTTTCATAGCGATTTGTAATTCTTTTATTGAAATTATTCCAGGGCATAAACACTTGAACGAGTTTGGGAAACTTGTAAAAGAGGCAGTTCGCGCGGCAGGTATGGTACCATTCGAATTCAATACAATTGGAGTTGACGATGGTATTGCGATGGGACATATCGGTATGCGTTATTCTCTTCCGAGTCGTGAAATTATTGCAGATTCAGTAGAAACGGTTGTAAATGCACACTGGTTTGACGGCATGATTTGTATCCCAAACTGTGACAAAATTACACCAGGTATGATGATGGCTGCACTACGTATTAATATTCCGACTGTGTTTGTTTCAGGCGGCCCGATGGCGGCTGGAAAAACGTCAAAAGGAGAAGTTGTTGATTTAAGCTCTGTTTTTGAAGGGGTAGGAGCTTATCAATCTGGGAAAATTTCAGAAGAAGAATTAAAAGATATTGAAGATCATGGCTGTCCATCTTGTGGCTCTTGTTCGGGTATGTTTACCGCGAACTCTATGAATTGTTTATGTGAAGTATTAGGTTTAGCTCTTCCTGGTAACGGGAGTATTTTAGCAATTGATCCAAGACGTGAAGAGTTAATTAAACAAGCAGCAGAGAAATTGAAAATTTTAATTGAAAGAGATATTAAGCCGCGTGATATTGTAACAGAAGAAGCAATTGACGATGCTTTTGCACTTGATATGGCGATGGGTGGATCAACGAATACAGTATTACATACGCTAGCACTCGCACAAGAGGCAGGACTAGATTATGATATGAACCGTATTGATGCAGTTTCAAGACGTGTACCTCATTTATGTAAAGTAAGTCCAGCCTCAAATTGGCATATGGAAGATATTGATCGTGCGGGCGGGATTAGTGCAATTTTGAAAGAGATGAGCCGGAAAGAAGGAGTACTTCATCTTGATCGAATAACTGCTACTGGGCAAACATTAAGAGAAAATATCGCTGAGGCAGAGATTAAAGATAAGGAGGTTATTCACTCTCTCGAAAACCCTCATAGTGAAGAGGGGGGCTTACGTATATTAAAAGGAAATCTTGCTAAAGATGGAGCGGTTATTAAAAGCGGTGCAACAGAGGTAAAGCGTTTTGAAGGGCCTTGCGTTATTTTTAATTCACAAGATGAGGCACTTGCGGGCATTATGCTTGGGAAAGTGAAAAAAGGAGATGTAGTTGTCATTCGTTATGAAGGACCAAGAGGTGGGCCTGGTATGCCAGAAATGTTAGCCCCAACATCAGCAATTGCTGGAATGGGATTAGGTGCTGAGGTTGCATTATTAACAGATGGACGTTTTTCTGGAGCTTCACGTGGAATTTCAGTAGGACATATTTCACCAGAAGCAGCAGCGGGCGGGATGATTGCACTTCTTGAACAAGGGGATATTGTATGTATTGATGTTGAAGAACGCTTGCTAGAAGTAAGGGTGAGTGATGAGGAATTAGAAAAGCGTAAAAAAGAATGGAAACGACCAGAACCAAAAGTGAAAACTGGCTGGCTCGGACGTTATGCACAAATGGTAACATCGGCGAATACAGGGGCTGTCCTGAAAATCCCACATTTTGATTGA
- the ilvA gene encoding threonine ammonia-lyase IlvA, with product MVQKVKERVKIEDILMAHNCLKDIVIKTPLQRDTVLSEKYDCDVYVKREDLQLIRSFKIRGAYNLIQSLPKEKLQNGVVCASAGNHAQGVAYTCNLLKIPSKIFMPTTTPKQKVSQVQFFGGDFAEIVLVGDTFDSSFQEAQCYCEENRMTFVHPFDDPYVVAGQGTVAVEIMHDMEKPVDYIFTAIGGGGLASGVGTYVKGVSPTTKVIGVEPMGAASMKEAFLQNENVALEKIDSFVDGAAVKKVGKLTFETCKDVIDDIILVPEGKVCTTILELYKKNAIVAEPAGALSIAALDLYRDEIKGKTVVCTLSGGNNDIDRMQEMKERSLIYEGLKHYFIIEFPQRSGALREFLDKGLGPEDDITRFEYIKKHNKENGPALVGVELKHKEDYEQLITRFKENNIQFMELNKNPVLFDLLI from the coding sequence ATGGTGCAAAAGGTAAAGGAGAGAGTGAAAATTGAAGATATCTTAATGGCTCATAATTGCCTGAAAGATATCGTTATTAAAACACCGTTACAACGTGATACAGTTTTATCTGAGAAATATGATTGTGACGTTTATGTAAAACGAGAAGACTTACAATTAATTCGCTCTTTCAAAATTCGTGGTGCATACAATTTGATTCAAAGTTTACCGAAAGAAAAGTTACAAAACGGTGTTGTTTGTGCAAGTGCTGGTAATCATGCGCAAGGAGTTGCTTATACGTGTAATTTATTGAAGATTCCGTCAAAAATATTTATGCCCACAACAACACCGAAACAAAAAGTATCACAAGTACAATTTTTCGGTGGTGATTTCGCAGAGATTGTATTAGTTGGTGATACATTCGATAGCTCTTTCCAAGAAGCACAGTGTTATTGTGAAGAAAATAGAATGACATTTGTTCATCCGTTTGATGATCCGTATGTAGTTGCTGGTCAAGGGACAGTGGCAGTTGAAATTATGCATGATATGGAGAAACCGGTTGATTATATCTTTACAGCAATCGGTGGTGGTGGATTAGCATCAGGAGTTGGTACATATGTAAAAGGTGTTAGTCCTACTACAAAGGTTATTGGTGTAGAGCCAATGGGAGCTGCATCTATGAAAGAGGCTTTTCTTCAAAATGAAAATGTAGCATTGGAGAAAATAGATAGCTTTGTTGATGGGGCAGCTGTTAAAAAAGTAGGAAAGTTAACATTTGAAACTTGTAAAGATGTAATTGACGATATTATTTTAGTACCAGAGGGGAAAGTTTGTACGACGATTTTAGAACTGTATAAGAAAAATGCGATTGTAGCTGAACCGGCTGGTGCACTCTCTATTGCAGCGCTTGATTTATATAGAGATGAAATAAAAGGTAAAACAGTTGTATGTACGCTAAGTGGTGGAAATAATGATATTGATAGAATGCAAGAAATGAAAGAGCGTTCGCTCATTTATGAAGGACTGAAACATTACTTTATCATTGAATTTCCGCAGCGTTCAGGTGCGCTAAGAGAATTTCTTGATAAAGGATTAGGACCAGAAGATGACATTACGCGCTTTGAGTATATTAAGAAACATAATAAAGAAAATGGTCCAGCATTAGTCGGCGTAGAATTAAAACATAAAGAAGATTATGAGCAATTAATTACTCGCTTTAAAGAAAATAATATTCAATTTATGGAACTTAATAAAAACCCTGTTTTGTTTGATTTGCTTATTTAA
- a CDS encoding CapA family protein — protein MKTLLKRFLLIAFFITPIVLLINYSFISKAKDKPDLQNKSSKTASKSEKKIEDQEITLTFSGDTMFDWQLRPIIEKNGADYPFQHVKEEIKKADISFVNLESAFTTKEKKAPGQLFWIKSDPSTLQAIKNTGYDIVNIGNNHTLDYGQDGLLDTISHVEKLKFPYIGAGKNAKDAYTAREMTVKGKKFKFLSFVRFMPDSNWVAGENKPGVANGYDLNLVTKTIKEQKKDADYLIVYMHWGVEKSNRPVEYQKQYVPKMVEAGANAIVGSHPHWLQGFEYYNKVPIAYSLGNFLFPSYVNGKSAETGVLTLTFKGKDVQMSFNPYIIRNNQVSPVNEGEKKKALQYLQTISTDVEIDDTGKIKNKRN, from the coding sequence ATGAAAACTTTACTAAAACGATTTTTGTTAATAGCCTTTTTCATTACACCGATTGTTTTATTAATCAATTACTCTTTTATTTCAAAAGCAAAAGACAAACCCGATTTGCAAAACAAATCTAGTAAAACCGCTTCAAAAAGCGAAAAGAAAATAGAAGACCAAGAAATCACACTCACCTTCTCTGGTGATACAATGTTTGATTGGCAATTACGTCCTATAATCGAAAAGAATGGGGCTGATTACCCATTCCAACATGTAAAAGAAGAAATAAAAAAAGCTGATATTTCTTTTGTGAATTTAGAGTCGGCATTTACAACGAAAGAAAAGAAAGCACCTGGGCAACTGTTTTGGATTAAAAGTGATCCATCTACACTACAAGCTATTAAAAACACTGGATATGACATCGTAAATATTGGGAATAACCACACACTTGATTATGGGCAAGATGGATTATTAGATACGATTTCTCACGTAGAAAAATTAAAGTTCCCTTACATTGGAGCCGGAAAAAATGCGAAAGATGCATATACAGCACGAGAAATGACCGTAAAAGGGAAAAAGTTTAAATTTCTTTCCTTCGTTCGATTTATGCCTGATTCTAATTGGGTAGCTGGTGAGAATAAACCTGGCGTTGCGAATGGCTATGATTTAAATCTTGTAACAAAAACAATTAAAGAACAAAAGAAAGATGCAGACTATTTAATCGTCTATATGCATTGGGGCGTTGAAAAATCAAATCGTCCGGTAGAATACCAAAAGCAATATGTACCTAAAATGGTTGAAGCAGGAGCTAACGCAATTGTCGGGAGCCATCCACATTGGTTACAAGGGTTTGAGTATTATAATAAAGTTCCTATCGCTTACTCATTAGGTAACTTTTTATTCCCGAGTTATGTGAATGGGAAAAGCGCTGAAACTGGCGTATTAACTTTAACTTTTAAAGGAAAGGATGTCCAAATGTCATTCAATCCTTATATCATTCGCAACAACCAAGTTTCCCCTGTAAATGAAGGAGAAAAGAAAAAAGCTCTTCAATATTTACAAACAATTTCAACTGATGTAGAAATTGATGATACAGGGAAAATAAAAAACAAACGAAACTAG
- a CDS encoding DUF554 domain-containing protein, whose amino-acid sequence MVILGAVVNGICIIFGTLLGKLFSRIPESMKGTIMHAIGLAVTVLGLQMALKSENFLVVILSLVIGTVIGEWLQLEEKLKHLGDWLENKVGSKGKGSISEGFVTATLIFAIGAMGILGALDSGIRGNHDILFTKAIIDGFISIILTTTLGIGVVFSAIPVVLYEGGIAVFATQINSFVPKELMNQFIVEMTATGGIMISAIGLNLLSIIKIKVANLLPGILVVGVIVSIIYGYGLLVN is encoded by the coding sequence ATGGTTATATTAGGAGCAGTTGTAAATGGAATTTGTATTATATTTGGTACTTTACTTGGTAAATTATTTAGTAGGATTCCAGAAAGTATGAAAGGGACGATAATGCACGCAATCGGTTTAGCGGTTACTGTGCTTGGGCTTCAAATGGCATTAAAAAGTGAAAACTTTCTTGTTGTCATACTGAGTTTAGTGATTGGTACGGTAATTGGAGAATGGTTACAATTAGAAGAAAAGTTAAAACATTTAGGGGATTGGCTAGAAAATAAAGTTGGATCGAAAGGGAAAGGTAGCATATCAGAAGGTTTTGTAACAGCTACTTTAATTTTTGCAATTGGCGCGATGGGGATACTTGGTGCACTTGACAGTGGGATTCGCGGAAATCATGATATTTTATTTACAAAGGCGATTATCGATGGATTTATTTCTATTATATTAACGACAACTCTAGGAATTGGCGTAGTATTTTCGGCGATTCCAGTTGTTTTATATGAAGGTGGTATTGCAGTTTTTGCAACACAAATTAATAGTTTTGTCCCGAAAGAATTAATGAACCAATTTATAGTGGAGATGACGGCTACGGGCGGCATTATGATATCTGCTATTGGATTGAACTTGCTTAGTATTATTAAAATCAAGGTGGCAAATTTACTTCCAGGTATATTGGTAGTGGGTGTAATTGTTTCAATTATTTATGGTTACGGTTTGTTAGTAAATTAG
- a CDS encoding GNAT family N-acetyltransferase — translation MEEFQFTKRVHKILEIAAKESEYNIIHPVHLFIGMCKEGTGVCAELFMYLFHKVGPDFLEKLSLRKQFDLHNQEYKKIGQYKLSYKAIEILQIAKKRMERFQQVVVNEGHVMYALFRVDTNIGGFIHTQMQEDILRITATPRDLAVDLNSFKSIYNTLFCHVRRVSPSDFDKLSRFVVDEFGERWLQSVDYGFRTYNEKLPIYIAQQEEVIVGFACYDVVRGKKGLFGPMGIAKQNRVKGVGKELLHHCLYNMKQDGYEYAIIGQAGPIEFYERNCNARLIPIDNK, via the coding sequence ATGGAGGAATTTCAATTTACAAAACGTGTGCATAAAATATTGGAGATTGCAGCAAAAGAGAGTGAGTATAACATAATTCACCCAGTCCATCTGTTTATAGGTATGTGTAAAGAAGGTACAGGAGTTTGCGCTGAGTTATTTATGTATTTGTTTCACAAAGTCGGTCCAGATTTTTTAGAAAAACTTTCGTTACGAAAACAATTCGATTTACATAATCAAGAGTATAAAAAAATAGGGCAATATAAACTATCTTATAAGGCGATAGAAATTTTACAAATAGCGAAGAAACGTATGGAACGCTTTCAGCAAGTAGTAGTAAATGAAGGACATGTTATGTATGCATTATTTCGTGTAGATACAAATATTGGTGGATTTATACATACACAAATGCAAGAAGATATATTACGTATTACAGCTACACCGAGAGACTTAGCGGTTGATTTAAATAGTTTTAAATCTATTTATAATACATTATTTTGTCATGTAAGAAGAGTTAGTCCTTCTGATTTTGATAAGTTATCACGATTTGTAGTGGATGAATTTGGTGAACGGTGGTTACAGTCGGTTGATTATGGATTTCGGACATATAACGAAAAGTTACCTATCTATATTGCACAGCAGGAGGAAGTAATAGTTGGTTTCGCCTGTTACGATGTAGTGAGAGGAAAGAAAGGCTTGTTTGGTCCAATGGGCATAGCGAAACAAAATCGTGTGAAAGGTGTAGGAAAAGAATTATTGCATCATTGTTTATATAATATGAAGCAAGATGGATATGAATATGCGATTATTGGACAAGCAGGTCCCATTGAGTTTTACGAGAGAAATTGTAATGCTCGTTTAATACCGATAGATAATAAGTAA